In Pseudomonas sp. PDNC002, the DNA window GGTTGACGATCTTCCCGAAGTTGGTGAGGCGGCGGGCGTAACCCTTGTCGTGGGTCAGCCACTCGAAGAAGTCCTGGCCATGGCCCTGGGTGAAGTCGGTGCCGATGCCGATGGCGTCCTCGCCGACGAGGTTCATCACGTACTCGATGGCTTCGGCGTAGTCGTCGATGGTCGAGTCGATGCCCTTGGCGAGGAAGGGCGCGAACATGGTCACGCCGACGAAGCCGCCGTGGTCGGCGATGAACTTGAGCTCCGCGTCGGACTTGTTGCGCGGGTGTTCCTTGAGGCCCGACGGCAGGCAGTGGGAATAGGTGACGGGCTTCTTCGACTCGAGGATGACTTCCTCGGACGTCTTGGAGCCGACGTGGGACAGGTCGCACATGATGCCGACGCGGTTCATCTCCGCGACGATCTCGCGGCCGAAGCCGGAGAGGCCGCCGTCGCGCTCGTAGCAGCCGGTGCCGACCAGGTTCTGGGTGTTGTAGCACATCTGCACGATGCCCACGCCCAGCTGCTTGAACACCTCGACGTAGCCGATCTGGTCCTCGAACGCATGGGCGTTCTGGAAGCCGAAGAGGATGCCGGTCTTGCCCTGTTCCTTGGCCTTGCGGATGTCGGCGGTGGTACGCACCGGGATGACCAGGTCGCTGTTCTCGCGGATCAGCTTCTGGCTGGCGGCGATATTGTTCACCGTGGCCTGGAAGCCTTCCCACACGGAGACGGTGCAGTTCGCGGCGGTCAGGCCGCCCTTGCGCATGTCTTCGAACAGCTCGCGGTTCCACTTGGCGATGATCAGGCCATCGATGACGATGCTGTCGGCGTGGACTTCGGCTGGGCTCATCTTGGCGTACCTCTTCTCAGGCTTGGTGCGCCGGGGCTTGTGCCGACGCTTTGCAGGCAGGATATCCCTGCCCCCGGAGGCGACCCGGTTCGAAAACGACCAGGGTCGACCCGAAAGCGTCAACCTCACGACATGGGCGACAGCGTTTGCGTCGTGCTGGGGAATGTTTGCCGTGCGGACGGCAGGGAAGCGCATTTTTCGGGTGAGCGCGGGAGGAATCTGTGAGGGACTGTTTGGTGCTGGGAAGCCCGTGCCATGGGTCTCCCCTCACCCCAACCCTCTCCCAGAGGGAGAGGGAGTTGATCGTGCCGGCCGATACCGAGGT includes these proteins:
- a CDS encoding dipeptidase translates to MSPAEVHADSIVIDGLIIAKWNRELFEDMRKGGLTAANCTVSVWEGFQATVNNIAASQKLIRENSDLVIPVRTTADIRKAKEQGKTGILFGFQNAHAFEDQIGYVEVFKQLGVGIVQMCYNTQNLVGTGCYERDGGLSGFGREIVAEMNRVGIMCDLSHVGSKTSEEVILESKKPVTYSHCLPSGLKEHPRNKSDAELKFIADHGGFVGVTMFAPFLAKGIDSTIDDYAEAIEYVMNLVGEDAIGIGTDFTQGHGQDFFEWLTHDKGYARRLTNFGKIVNPLGIRTVGEFPNLTETLLKRGMPERVVRKVMGENWVRVLKDVWGE